One genomic window of Candidatus Polarisedimenticolia bacterium includes the following:
- a CDS encoding phage holin family protein, which translates to MLDQILTLVRSLGILVAGKVKLAEQEITKDSVTLVKAAGIIAAGALFAVLALGLAGGGLALVIAPLIGSTGLALLLVGGVYLLIGAVLVLAARNKIRKMGGLLSETRADLKRDAEWLKNLT; encoded by the coding sequence ATGCTTGACCAGATCCTGACCCTCGTGCGCTCTCTGGGCATATTGGTCGCGGGAAAGGTCAAGCTCGCGGAGCAGGAGATTACCAAAGACTCCGTTACGCTGGTGAAGGCGGCCGGCATTATCGCGGCCGGAGCCCTGTTCGCGGTTCTGGCGCTGGGACTCGCCGGTGGGGGACTGGCTCTCGTCATCGCCCCTTTGATTGGATCGACCGGTCTGGCGCTTCTGCTGGTGGGAGGAGTCTATCTGCTTATCGGAGCCGTCCTCGTTCTGGCGGCGCGCAACAAGATCCGGAAGATGGGCGGCCTCTTGAGCGAGACACGAGCCGATCTGAAAAGGGATGCCGAATGGCTGAAAAACCTGACGTAG